In Nocardia sputorum, a single genomic region encodes these proteins:
- a CDS encoding helix-turn-helix domain-containing protein, translating into MGLSQADFGALLHWDRTHAGRVERGEVGTIFDVRELVRAADALGIPRSALLPLLLATPETGTIDNGAGEGVDDVDRRQFGLAATMTAVAGVAIPPSRAAEPIRVGTGHVTYIRALSQRLWEHDNHHGGGGVFHYAARQYASVRRLLDSRSYGRRIGDELVSATGWLSNTVAWLARDNNHPGTARRRLTESVLLAEQCGDNTLLAAALGDLANLAASSPASFAEPVRLARRSTELVRGIPSARMNALKAAEEATAYAAVGDEREFDRAMTRVWREADRGLDSPDDPAWLDHVTEAELRAHEARGLRMLGHHSRAVDLWRESIAHADFFPRDEASYRAYYSAALAGLGDTTSAITEAHATLNLLETQVNSPRLLAELRPVRVAATRTRGDDAEHFRHRFDTRTARTA; encoded by the coding sequence ATGGGACTCTCTCAAGCGGATTTCGGCGCACTCCTGCACTGGGACCGCACCCACGCGGGACGCGTCGAACGTGGGGAAGTGGGGACCATATTCGATGTGCGGGAACTGGTCCGCGCCGCCGATGCCCTCGGCATCCCCCGCTCCGCGCTGCTCCCTCTCTTGCTCGCGACACCTGAGACGGGGACCATCGACAACGGGGCTGGCGAAGGAGTCGATGACGTGGACCGCAGACAGTTCGGCCTGGCAGCGACGATGACGGCAGTGGCGGGTGTCGCCATACCGCCGAGCAGGGCGGCGGAACCGATACGAGTCGGCACCGGTCATGTCACGTACATCCGTGCGCTCTCACAACGGCTTTGGGAGCACGACAACCATCACGGAGGCGGCGGAGTATTCCACTACGCGGCACGGCAATACGCCTCCGTGCGACGGCTACTGGACTCGAGGTCGTACGGCCGGCGCATAGGCGACGAGTTGGTCAGCGCCACGGGATGGTTGTCGAATACCGTCGCGTGGCTGGCCCGCGACAATAATCACCCTGGCACGGCTCGACGCCGACTGACGGAATCGGTTCTGCTCGCCGAACAGTGCGGCGACAATACTTTATTGGCCGCCGCCCTCGGAGACCTCGCGAACCTCGCCGCGTCGTCACCGGCCTCGTTCGCCGAGCCCGTGCGCTTGGCTCGGCGGTCGACCGAACTGGTCAGGGGCATTCCTTCGGCCCGCATGAACGCATTGAAGGCCGCCGAAGAGGCGACGGCGTATGCGGCCGTCGGCGACGAGCGGGAATTCGATCGCGCGATGACGCGAGTCTGGCGCGAAGCCGATCGCGGTCTCGACAGCCCGGACGATCCGGCCTGGTTGGATCACGTCACCGAGGCCGAGTTGCGCGCCCATGAGGCACGAGGACTCCGAATGCTCGGCCACCACAGCCGTGCGGTGGATCTGTGGCGCGAGAGCATCGCTCACGCCGACTTCTTCCCCCGCGACGAAGCCTCCTACCGCGCCTACTACTCCGCCGCCCTCGCGGGCCTCGGCGATACCACCTCGGCCATCACCGAAGCCCACGCCACCCTGAACCTGCTGGAAACCCAGGTGAACTCCCCGCGCCTCCTCGCCGAACTACGCCCGGTCCGCGTCGCCGCCACCCGCACACGAGGCGACGACGCCGAACACTTCCGCCACCGCTTCGACACCCGCACCGCCCGCACGGCATGA